The following nucleotide sequence is from Primulina tabacum isolate GXHZ01 chromosome 2, ASM2559414v2, whole genome shotgun sequence.
GGGAACACAGCAGTTGATGAAGCGAGAATGTCCGGAAACAAAAACATAATTAGGCTCTTGGACGAAGCAAAGGCAACTCAATCATCCAGATTTCCTGATCTTTCTGAAGAGGTTACAGGTACTATAAAATCCTTGAACTTTTGTATGCTCCTACAGAATTCAGATAGTGACACATGTCAGCTTTTTAACAGATAAAGCACACCAAAAGAAGTGCACCGTGTTCCCTTTTCATCCATGGCATCCCAAGGAGGGTCGGAAACATGGCCTAGTCATGTGGGTTCCTAGGAGCATTGACGAACTGATTGAAGTAGCTTCAAAGAAGCTAGAGTTGCCAGATCCATCTAGTTATTGTATTCTATCAGAAGATGCAGGGAAAATTCTTGATGTGGATTTGATTACGGATGGTCAATTGTTGTACATGATCAATGAACAAACGAATGCCAAACCGTGAGGTGTTGCTTTGGACTGTATCCTTGTACATAATGTGATTCTTCTACCCCATGAAAATCAATGTAGCATCCATTTTGGAGTTGGCTACCGTTTACACATTGTCTGAAATTAATTATTACaaactaattatttaataatgaGGACAAAGAAATTGTTATAtgtatcaaatattttaaatattatcaaataaCATCCTTTAATAATTGAAAGCATAATACTAACGTCAGATTTTTAACTTTTCATATATTATGATCATATAATTCCGCCATGGCCGGTCCCAAGCCCGGGTAAAGGAGAAAAGGGTCGTGTCAGGTTGCCAGCCAGCGTAAACTTTGGCAATATCTTTTGGATGGAAGTATgttgtaaaaattaataattatttggggtGTCTGATTAACTTTTCCATTAAGTGGCCTAATCTTTTTTTATGAGGTGTTTTATGTTTAAAGACCCCTGATATGCCCTTTAACTACGTACCCACGTGAGGAGTTGAAAGGTGTCGATTCATTTAAAAAGTTTtaacaaaacaattaattaaagaagaAAAAGCAGGGGATTATAATTAATTAGAGTTACTTGTAACGATTCCCAACTTTCAAAAGCTTTTGTTGGTAAAATTTTCCATGCCACTTGTAGCGTTTTACTTTTTCTGTGTCTAAGAAAACGCTGACGCTCTAGCGACGAGAAAGTGAGCGGTCAACATCCAAAAGAAAAGAGATTGGGCTGTTCCTGAAGAACCTCTGTTTGATGGAGAACGCGTGAATATCACATGGGAGGAGCAGGACACTGGAATGATAGATGTTACGATCTGAGTTAATTTCGTATTATTGTTTAATTTTAGACATCAATATGAGATAACCATTTCCTTAAAGAGATATGAAACCATGATCTCAGGTCCAATATTGTAAGAACAACACAGTGACTGTAAGATAAATCATATTGTAAAAGAATCAATTGTAGGATATTGGGTTCCAATTTTTCTGTACATGCCCCCTCTGATTTAGTTCACATGAAAAAGAAAACTAAAACATGTCCTATATTGtgcaaaaatattaatcaattgGGTATTTTAAGATACTTGAATCCCACATATGATTCAAAGCAATCTACCTTATATCTGTACATATTCATCATTTTAAACAACTCAGTGATCTTCTCTCTAGTTCTTTTCCCACAGCCAACTTGTAGCACAACCAGCAGTTTCTGAAAAGCTCCAAGTTTCACAGCCTCAATCACACCATTACAACTTCCATTTTCTTCAGAGATTAACTTGTGCAGAATCGAAATAGATAAATCTGTTGCGGCATCTGATACATGTAAGATCTTCTTTACAAGCAATGGAATAGATAGCGCGTTGTCGTGCACTGTGTCCTTTCCCTCTTTTGCGTTGCATAAACGGTCCAAAACCACTAGCGCCATGTCACAAACGCCTCTATCACCATCAACAAGAAGTTCAAGGATCAAAGGAATCAGCCCCATTTGAATAAACTTCGACATGATTAGGCCACCAGTCGTCTTTTCAAATACCATCATGTGGTGAATAACCACAAGGCATGCCTCTGTTGCTTTCGGGCAAATGGGGACTTCCAAAATCTGGAACAATTTTTCTTCAATACCATCAATTCGCTCTAGGCGATCAATATAATATTGATCTGCAGAAACCAGCTCTTTCAATACTGAAATGGCGTTTCGCCTCGTGAGAAGATCCTCCTCGTTCAAAAACAATGCCATGCAATGTAGAGAATTGGTAGATTTCAACTTGGAAATGCCTTCTTGAGTTCGTGGAGGCGCCCATGCCAATGCAGACAAGACTTCTTTGAGCAAATTCTCGTGTATATCGATTGAGAAACGAGTAAAATACTCGAACGAATCTGCCAATGCCGAGCCAATCCCATTTTCCACAATGCAGCGCTTGTTTCTTTCGCTTTCTTTGGCCAAAATCGTGATCTTGACCACCAAGTCGACGCACTTTTTCGCATCTCCAAGTCTTGTTGCAGCTACCATTTTCGAACAAATATCGAGTACCTCCAGTGGAGAGATCGGAACTCTAGGTGTTGGAATCCTGTCAACTCCATGAGACTTATTCTTAACACACCAGTCTTGAATCATTTTTCGTAAGGTATGATTTGGGATTTGCTCAAAATTTGTCAAGATTTGATTGGTCACGGGGCACCTCACATTCCCGGTATCGATCCATTTCTCGATGCTATCCCTATCGTATGTAATCCCCGTCAACAACGTGACCGGATCTTTCATCAACTCGAGCGATATCGGGCACCGAAAATGAGTAGGAATGGTGAGTTCAAGATCTACACTAAACCCTTTTGAAACCTCACTTTTTCTGAAACTCGCACCACCTCTGCTTCTTCTCCACGACAGGATCATTATGAAAAATATCAGAGAAGATAAAACAAAATGTGTTGATTTATATATAGATGAAACTAAAGTTTGTATGCTTATCAAATAAATGGAGAAAATTTGATGAGAagtattcttttattttttgcaaTTGTGATCTTGATAATATGCCAATGTTTGTACTTTTATTCATGACTCGTTTGATATTTAAGGTAAGGGGAGTTAGGCAAAAACGAGGGAATTTTGAGAAGCAAACGTTGAATATGTGTTTGAATTGAAAGTATGACTGTTGAATATTGGAACACATGTTCTACTCATTCTATTTTATTACAGGGAGAAAATCAGCTCCTTTGACCGTTGACCGAGTCAGACTGCCAGCCTGGCAGGtcccaattttattttattttatgttatgttatttCTCTTTTCTAATTAGTCACACCAAATAATCGCCACGTTGATGACTATAGATAGACTAGATTGAAATATATTTAATGATTTTAATTAAGGAAGAGGGGTGATGGGTGATGAAGCCTTTTTCGATATACCTAAAATAATCTCATTACTTTCAACATCTACTCTTATTTTATGAggtaaagaaatattttttttgaaattattttaaataattcatcgtttgtaattttattttatttctttttaatgtatacataaatttttttcatttattttagagtgttaaaaaaaataaaaaaatcttgaTTTAATGtatatgaatttatattttatgaacTATTTTACACTCTTGGGTGTCGGCTTTGTCACATGTATATAGATGGCTAAATGAGCAAAACctacattgttttttttttttaatgaacgTTCATGGCAGCTATAATATAACATAATCAAGATTTCTGAAACCTTTGATGGCTTCTACCCTCAAATGCCTGCCATTTCTTAAGTGCTTGTGGCAGGGACATTTCGAGGTCGATCCGATATATTGTTAGCCAAGATCGATAAGATCGGAttacaaaaattaatttcttgtGATTTCGATCAACTCTTCTTCACAGAATCGATTGTTCTACGTATTTTaacacgaattaattaattacaacaCACAGAAAATAGAGATTATTTTTGAAGCGTGTTTGTGATATTTCTCTGCACTAGATCTAGGCTCCAAACCTCTAAGCCTTCTCCGGTGTTCTCTCAAACTCTTAACGTAGGATTGTGTGTGGTCACAAGTtacaatatcacatatatataaaatatatttgtgaTATCTTGTAACAAAAAGATAATGACAATATCTTttagaatataaatttaaattgacAGAATATATTATACCATATCTAGAAGATTCGATGATAAACTTCCATGTAATATAATAGTCCAGATAAATTTATCCCACATATACCATAAATTATAACTCATATAATTTATCCGAGTTTATATTAGAGCCACCAAAGGGACCTGGTCGGATTCAATTAAATTAAGctccaataaattaatttgatccaatcaactcatgattaatcaaaataatttattaatcttattcTACTCCACTAAAAGAATAAGATTGCACTCTCAAATGAATTGATATTACTGAAgcacaaaatcaataattatatcCTCTGATTTATCGACCTTACATATCACCTATGTCGATCAATTAGAACATCTAAAACAGGGTATCATGACCATATAACCCATATTAGATATTCATAGCTTCTCAACCCTCATCTTCTCTTTGACAGTCCCATGTGATCAcatcacataattaattcaacaagaaTATTGAATTACTGAGCTCAGATTTTACTGTCTTCTAGAGGAACTTGTGAGTTTATGATCATACCTATTGACTAGGTGACAGATTCCATATTACGAACATATGTTCTTTGTTATTTCACTTTGATTCCCAAAACATCAAGATATTGACCAATAGTTTGGTCTTACTCATTGATGTATCAAAGAACTTCAAGTTAGTAATCAAAGTTCATTGTCCGCTCAGGATTAAGGTGTTATGTACGACAATCCAGTGATTTTTGAATTAGTATggtcaaatcaaattcaaatatcACGTGGTCCAGTCCAATACAACAAAATGTATCCCTAATTTTATTACCAAACCAAAGATAGGTTTCAATAAAATTGAGACGATCATATCAAAATAATTTGTCCTTATTTATTTACCGATCGTGGACAATAAAACTTTGGATGaagtcgaaaattttatggggaacAAAATACTTAAGGAGGctaaatcgaaaattttatggggaccaAAATACTTAAGGAGGCTaagtcgaaaattttatggggaccaAAATACAAATTTCGAAAAGTTGTAGGGCCAAGAATGTAATTTTCGAGGACTTTAAGGGCCAAGTTGCCAATCTCGAAATTTTTAAGAATTAAATtagaacttttgaggaacacttgggtaaAATCAGTAATTATTCGAGGTTATGTGGAttgattttgagtttaataagtttaaaattattgaactttatgttacgagaaacatataaaatgaaattagGAACACGAACAACTTATg
It contains:
- the LOC142538052 gene encoding U-box domain-containing protein 21-like, which encodes MILSWRRSRGGASFRKSEVSKGFSVDLELTIPTHFRCPISLELMKDPVTLLTGITYDRDSIEKWIDTGNVRCPVTNQILTNFEQIPNHTLRKMIQDWCVKNKSHGVDRIPTPRVPISPLEVLDICSKMVAATRLGDAKKCVDLVVKITILAKESERNKRCIVENGIGSALADSFEYFTRFSIDIHENLLKEVLSALAWAPPRTQEGISKLKSTNSLHCMALFLNEEDLLTRRNAISVLKELVSADQYYIDRLERIDGIEEKLFQILEVPICPKATEACLVVIHHMMVFEKTTGGLIMSKFIQMGLIPLILELLVDGDRGVCDMALVVLDRLCNAKEGKDTVHDNALSIPLLVKKILHVSDAATDLSISILHKLISEENGSCNGVIEAVKLGAFQKLLVVLQVGCGKRTREKITELFKMMNMYRYKVDCFESYVGFKYLKIPN